A region from the Osmerus eperlanus chromosome 11, fOsmEpe2.1, whole genome shotgun sequence genome encodes:
- the prdm10 gene encoding PR domain zinc finger protein 10 isoform X2 — METKEESSPVWSQASNNESDNTTQVHFEGGTVAQIVYSEDQQDRGQQQVVYTADGNTYTSVESAEHTLVYIHPTDGSQTVFADQPQVAYIQQDGTTQQVTVLLPSGQNMNAANLHVLSNVAEAPQALLEPVAQGQLSVSNSLPNMADIEEQPSSPLGATDSTEDSEEDDEDDDEDDSDMDDWEPRQPQAFSPHNLWCEECNNTNPSVCQKHGPLHPIPNRPVVSKARASLPLVLYIDRFLGGVFSKRRIPKRTQFGPVEGPLVRQNELQDHYIQLKLCMLDAEKDEQKPEDMWVDLSDEDSCNWLMFVRPAENHLEQNLVAYQYGSEIFYTTIKNIQPKQELKVWYAASYAEFVNQKVHDVTEEERKVLREQEKNWPCYECNRRFVSSEQLQQHLNMHDDKLDYVSKPRGRGRGRGRKRFGTGRRPGRPPKFIRLEPPVDTSVDKTAEMLGLAGKLPSEQRRDGAQNGLKVVELEADGPGSEAEAQLDPPAGEAVPDADPPPSTTHLLLPVKEDPSASGQADPHLTAQDMRRAKRIRNAALQHLFIRKSFRPFKCTHCGKAFRDKDKLEQHLRVHARDAYAFTCHVCSKSFASDAAFEEHLLLHSEHRTFSCLFCTNTFDRLDLLKDHVGVHAVNGCFTCPSCRKSFTDFIQVKKHVRCFHSEKIFQCPECDKAFCRPDKLRLHMLRHSDRKDFLCSTCGKQFKRKDKLREHMQRMHNPEREAKKADRVHRSKALKLKVPTTDFESFMFKCRVCMMGFRRRGMLVNHLSKRHPEMRIDDVPELTLPIIKPNRDYFCQYCDKVYKSASKRKAHILKNHPGAELPPSIRKLRPAGPGEPDPMLSTHTQLTGTIATAPVCCPHCAKQYSSKTKMVQHIRKKHPEYTQLASAMQAPLTAAVISSAPAVITADGSAAEAVVTTDLLTQAMTELSQTLTTDYRTAQGDYQRIQYIPVSQAGGGLAQPQHIQLQVVQVDPASPHSQHSTVDVSQLHDPHGYSQHSIQVQHIQVAEPSGTGQGATQVTGQPLSPASQQASQELSPAQLTPVTLAQSHTLQTPSTQQGAVQHTYIPGNWNYRGYPSEIQMMALPHTQYVIAEASTPATGVNSGQVKTTHYVISEGQAELESKQTQSSTQGHTEHLESTNQQAPTQYIITTTTNGNASEVHITKP, encoded by the exons ATGGAGACCAAGGAAGAATCGTCCCCTGTGTGGAGTCAGGCATCCAACAATGAATCAGACAACACCACTCAG GTGCATTTTGAGGGTGGCACTGTGGCCCAGATAGTGTACAGTGAGGACCAGCAGGATCGAGGGCAGCAGCAGGTAGTTTACACGGCTGATGGGAACACCTACACGTCAGTGGAGTCTGCTGAACACACGCTGGTGTACATCCATCCTACAGATGGCTCACAG ACAGTGTTTGCAGACCAACCACAAGTGGCCTACATACAGCAGGACGGCACCACACAACAG GTGACTGTTTTGCTGCCTAGCGGACAGAACATGAACGCTGCAAACCTGCATGTCCTCAGCAACGTAGCCGAAGCCCCACAGGCTCTGCTGGAGCCCGTTGCGCAG GGGCAGCTGTCGGTGTCAAACTCCCTCCCTAACATGGCCGACATCGAAGAGCAGCCGTCCAGCCCTCTGGGGGCCACAGACTCCACGGAGGATTCCGAAGAGGACGATGAGGACGATGATGAAGATGACTCTGACATGGACGACTGGGAGCCTCGTCAGCCCCAGGCCTTCAGCCCTCACAACCTCT GGTGTGAAGAGTGTAACAACACCAACCCCTCCGTGTGTCAGAAGCACGGTCCTCTCCACCCCATCCCCAACCGGCCCGTGGTGTCCAAGGCACGCGCCAGCCTCCCCCTGGTCCTCTACATCGATCGCTTCCTGGGCGGGGTCTTCTCCAAGAGGCGCATCCCAAAGCGCACCCAGTTCGGCCCGGTGGAGGGACCCCTGGTGCGACAGAACGAACTACAGGACCACTACATACAGCTCAAA TTGTGCATGTTGGACGCGGAGAAAGACGAGCAGAAGCCGGAGGACATGTGGGTGGACCTGTCGGACGAGGACAGCTGTAACTGGCTGATGTTTGTGAGGCCTGCTGAGAACCACCTGGAGCAGAACCTGGTGGCCTACCAGTACGGCTCTGAGATCTTCTACACCACCATCAAAAACATCCAGCCCAAACAGGAACTGAAG GTGTGGTATGCTGCATCCTACGCAGAGTTTGTCAACCAGAAGGTTCATGACGTCACGGAGGAGGAGCGgaaag TGTTACGGGAGCAGGAGAAGAACTGGCCGTGTTACGAGTGCAACCGGCGTTTCGTGAGCTCGGAACAGCTGCAGCAGCACCTCAACATGCACGACGACAAGCTGGACTACGTCAGCAAACCGAGGGGGCGTGGCCGAGGCCGAGGCAGGAAGAGGTTCGGTACAGGAAGGAGACCAGGACGGCCGCCCAAATTCATACGCCTGGAGCCTCCTGTTGACACTAGTGTGGATAAGACGGCG GAGATGCTGGGTCTGGCTGGGAAGCTTCCGTCGGAGCagaggagggacggggcccaGAACGGGCTGaaggtggtggagctggaggccgACGGGCCGGGGTCTGAGGCTGAGGCCCAGCTGGACCCCCCCGCGGGGGAAGCGGTCCCGGACGCAGACCCgccaccctccaccacacacctcctgctTCCCGTGAAGGAGGACCCCTCTGCCAGCGGCCAAGCGGACCCCCACCTCACGGCCCAGGACATGCGCCGCGCAAAGAGGATCCGG AATGCTGCGCTCCAGCACCTCTTCATCAGGAAGTCCTTCCGGCCCTTCAAGTGCACCCATTGTGGCAAGGCCTTCCGCGACAAGGACAAGCTGGAGCAGCACCTACGCGTCCACGCCCGCGACGCCTACGCCTTCACCTGCCACGTGTGCTCCAAGAGCTTCGCCAGCGACGCCGCCTTCGAGGAGCACCTGCTGCTGCACTCGGAGCACCGCACCTTCTCCTGCCTCTTCTGCACCAACACCTTCGACCGGCTGGACCTGCTCAAGGACCACGTGGGCGTCCACGCCGTCAACGGCTGCTTCACCTGCCCCTCTTGCCGGAAGAGCTTCACCGACTTCAtccag GTGAAGAAGCACGTTCGCTGTTTCCACTCGGAGAAGATCTTCCAGTGTCCGGAGTGCGACAAGGCCTTCTGCAGGCCTGACAAGCTGCGCCTGCACATGCTGCGGCACTCGGACCGCAAGGACTTCCTGTGCTCCACCTGTGGCAAGCAGTTCAAG AGGAAGGACAAACTTCGGGAGCACATGCAGCGCATGCACAACCCCGAGCGGGAGGCCAAGAAGGCGGACCGGGTCCACCGCTCCAAGGCTCTCAAGCTGAAGGTGCCCACCACCGATTTCGAGAGCTTCATGTTCAAGTGCCGAGTGTGCATGATGGGGTTCAGACGCAGAGGGATGCTG GTAAACCATCTTTCCAAGCGCCACCCAGAGATGCGCATCGATGACGTTCCGGAGCTCACCCTGCCCATCATCAAGCCCAACAGAGACTACTTCTGCCAGTACTGCGACAAG GTGTACAAGAGCGCCAGTAAGAGGAAGGCCCACATCCTGAAGAACCACCCGGGGGCGGAGCTTCCTCCCAGCATCCGCAAGCTCCGCCCGGCCGGCCCCGGGGAACCCGACCCCATGCTGAGCACTCACACCCAGCTGACGGGCACCATCGCCACGGCGCCCGTCTGCTGCCCACACTGCGCCAAGCAGTACAGCAGCAAG ACTAAGATGGTCCAGCACATTCGGAAGAAGCACCCAGAGTACACCCAGCTGGCCAGCGCCATGCAGGCGCCTCTCACCGCCGCCGTCATCAGCAGCGCCCCGGCCGTCATCACCGCCGACGGGAGCGCCGCAGAGGCCGTGGTG ACGACTGACCTGCTGACCCAGGCCATGACAGAGCTGTCCCAGACGCTCACCACAGACTACCGCACGGCCCAGGGAGACTACCAGAGGATCCAGTACATCCCTGTGTCCCAGGCCGGAGGGGGCCTGGCCCAGCCCCAGCACATCCAGCTCCAGGTGGTCCAGGTGGACCCG GCTTCGCCTCACTCCCAGCACTCCACGGTGGATGTGAGTCAGCTGCACGACCCTCACGGCTACAGCCAGCACTCCATCCAGGTGCAGCACATCCAGGTTGCTGAGCCCTCAGGGACTGGTCAAGGAGCCACCCAG GTGACCGGTCAGCCCCTAAGCCCCGCCTCCCAGCAGGCGTCCCAGGAGCTGAGCCCCGCCCAGCTGACCCCGGTGACCCTGGCCCAGAGCCACACCCTCCAGACTCCCTCCACCCAGCAGGGGGCGGTACAGCACACGTACATCCCTGGGAACTGGAATTATCGAGGCTACC cctctgagATCCAGATGATGGCTCTCCCTCACACCCAGTATGTGATCGCTGAGGCCAGCACCCCGGCCACCGGAGTCAACAGCGGCCAGGTGAAGACG actcacTATGTGATTTCAGAGGGCCAGGCTGAACTGGAATCTAAACAGACCCAAAGCTCCACCCagggacacacagaacacctcGAATCAACCAATCAGCAAGCCCCCACGCAGTACATCATCACCACAACCACCAATGGAAACGCTAGTGAAGTTCACATCACCAAACCCTGA
- the prdm10 gene encoding PR domain zinc finger protein 10 isoform X1, translating into MNAANLHVLSNVAEAPQALLEPVAQGQLSVSNSLPNMADIEEQPSSPLGATDSTEDSEEDDEDDDEDDSDMDDWEPRQPQAFSPHNLWCEECNNTNPSVCQKHGPLHPIPNRPVVSKARASLPLVLYIDRFLGGVFSKRRIPKRTQFGPVEGPLVRQNELQDHYIQLKLCMLDAEKDEQKPEDMWVDLSDEDSCNWLMFVRPAENHLEQNLVAYQYGSEIFYTTIKNIQPKQELKVWYAASYAEFVNQKVHDVTEEERKVLREQEKNWPCYECNRRFVSSEQLQQHLNMHDDKLDYVSKPRGRGRGRGRKRFGTGRRPGRPPKFIRLEPPVDTSVDKTAEMLGLAGKLPSEQRRDGAQNGLKVVELEADGPGSEAEAQLDPPAGEAVPDADPPPSTTHLLLPVKEDPSASGQADPHLTAQDMRRAKRIRNAALQHLFIRKSFRPFKCTHCGKAFRDKDKLEQHLRVHARDAYAFTCHVCSKSFASDAAFEEHLLLHSEHRTFSCLFCTNTFDRLDLLKDHVGVHAVNGCFTCPSCRKSFTDFIQVKKHVRCFHSEKIFQCPECDKAFCRPDKLRLHMLRHSDRKDFLCSTCGKQFKRKDKLREHMQRMHNPEREAKKADRVHRSKALKLKVPTTDFESFMFKCRVCMMGFRRRGMLVNHLSKRHPEMRIDDVPELTLPIIKPNRDYFCQYCDKVYKSASKRKAHILKNHPGAELPPSIRKLRPAGPGEPDPMLSTHTQLTGTIATAPVCCPHCAKQYSSKTKMVQHIRKKHPEYTQLASAMQAPLTAAVISSAPAVITADGSAAEAVVTTDLLTQAMTELSQTLTTDYRTAQGDYQRIQYIPVSQAGGGLAQPQHIQLQVVQVDPASPHSQHSTVDVSQLHDPHGYSQHSIQVQHIQVAEPSGTGQGATQVTGQPLSPASQQASQELSPAQLTPVTLAQSHTLQTPSTQQGAVQHTYIPGNWNYRGYPSEIQMMALPHTQYVIAEASTPATGVNSGQTHYVISEGQAELESKQTQSSTQGHTEHLESTNQQAPTQYIITTTTNGNASEVHITKP; encoded by the exons ATGAACGCTGCAAACCTGCATGTCCTCAGCAACGTAGCCGAAGCCCCACAGGCTCTGCTGGAGCCCGTTGCGCAG GGGCAGCTGTCGGTGTCAAACTCCCTCCCTAACATGGCCGACATCGAAGAGCAGCCGTCCAGCCCTCTGGGGGCCACAGACTCCACGGAGGATTCCGAAGAGGACGATGAGGACGATGATGAAGATGACTCTGACATGGACGACTGGGAGCCTCGTCAGCCCCAGGCCTTCAGCCCTCACAACCTCT GGTGTGAAGAGTGTAACAACACCAACCCCTCCGTGTGTCAGAAGCACGGTCCTCTCCACCCCATCCCCAACCGGCCCGTGGTGTCCAAGGCACGCGCCAGCCTCCCCCTGGTCCTCTACATCGATCGCTTCCTGGGCGGGGTCTTCTCCAAGAGGCGCATCCCAAAGCGCACCCAGTTCGGCCCGGTGGAGGGACCCCTGGTGCGACAGAACGAACTACAGGACCACTACATACAGCTCAAA TTGTGCATGTTGGACGCGGAGAAAGACGAGCAGAAGCCGGAGGACATGTGGGTGGACCTGTCGGACGAGGACAGCTGTAACTGGCTGATGTTTGTGAGGCCTGCTGAGAACCACCTGGAGCAGAACCTGGTGGCCTACCAGTACGGCTCTGAGATCTTCTACACCACCATCAAAAACATCCAGCCCAAACAGGAACTGAAG GTGTGGTATGCTGCATCCTACGCAGAGTTTGTCAACCAGAAGGTTCATGACGTCACGGAGGAGGAGCGgaaag TGTTACGGGAGCAGGAGAAGAACTGGCCGTGTTACGAGTGCAACCGGCGTTTCGTGAGCTCGGAACAGCTGCAGCAGCACCTCAACATGCACGACGACAAGCTGGACTACGTCAGCAAACCGAGGGGGCGTGGCCGAGGCCGAGGCAGGAAGAGGTTCGGTACAGGAAGGAGACCAGGACGGCCGCCCAAATTCATACGCCTGGAGCCTCCTGTTGACACTAGTGTGGATAAGACGGCG GAGATGCTGGGTCTGGCTGGGAAGCTTCCGTCGGAGCagaggagggacggggcccaGAACGGGCTGaaggtggtggagctggaggccgACGGGCCGGGGTCTGAGGCTGAGGCCCAGCTGGACCCCCCCGCGGGGGAAGCGGTCCCGGACGCAGACCCgccaccctccaccacacacctcctgctTCCCGTGAAGGAGGACCCCTCTGCCAGCGGCCAAGCGGACCCCCACCTCACGGCCCAGGACATGCGCCGCGCAAAGAGGATCCGG AATGCTGCGCTCCAGCACCTCTTCATCAGGAAGTCCTTCCGGCCCTTCAAGTGCACCCATTGTGGCAAGGCCTTCCGCGACAAGGACAAGCTGGAGCAGCACCTACGCGTCCACGCCCGCGACGCCTACGCCTTCACCTGCCACGTGTGCTCCAAGAGCTTCGCCAGCGACGCCGCCTTCGAGGAGCACCTGCTGCTGCACTCGGAGCACCGCACCTTCTCCTGCCTCTTCTGCACCAACACCTTCGACCGGCTGGACCTGCTCAAGGACCACGTGGGCGTCCACGCCGTCAACGGCTGCTTCACCTGCCCCTCTTGCCGGAAGAGCTTCACCGACTTCAtccag GTGAAGAAGCACGTTCGCTGTTTCCACTCGGAGAAGATCTTCCAGTGTCCGGAGTGCGACAAGGCCTTCTGCAGGCCTGACAAGCTGCGCCTGCACATGCTGCGGCACTCGGACCGCAAGGACTTCCTGTGCTCCACCTGTGGCAAGCAGTTCAAG AGGAAGGACAAACTTCGGGAGCACATGCAGCGCATGCACAACCCCGAGCGGGAGGCCAAGAAGGCGGACCGGGTCCACCGCTCCAAGGCTCTCAAGCTGAAGGTGCCCACCACCGATTTCGAGAGCTTCATGTTCAAGTGCCGAGTGTGCATGATGGGGTTCAGACGCAGAGGGATGCTG GTAAACCATCTTTCCAAGCGCCACCCAGAGATGCGCATCGATGACGTTCCGGAGCTCACCCTGCCCATCATCAAGCCCAACAGAGACTACTTCTGCCAGTACTGCGACAAG GTGTACAAGAGCGCCAGTAAGAGGAAGGCCCACATCCTGAAGAACCACCCGGGGGCGGAGCTTCCTCCCAGCATCCGCAAGCTCCGCCCGGCCGGCCCCGGGGAACCCGACCCCATGCTGAGCACTCACACCCAGCTGACGGGCACCATCGCCACGGCGCCCGTCTGCTGCCCACACTGCGCCAAGCAGTACAGCAGCAAG ACTAAGATGGTCCAGCACATTCGGAAGAAGCACCCAGAGTACACCCAGCTGGCCAGCGCCATGCAGGCGCCTCTCACCGCCGCCGTCATCAGCAGCGCCCCGGCCGTCATCACCGCCGACGGGAGCGCCGCAGAGGCCGTGGTG ACGACTGACCTGCTGACCCAGGCCATGACAGAGCTGTCCCAGACGCTCACCACAGACTACCGCACGGCCCAGGGAGACTACCAGAGGATCCAGTACATCCCTGTGTCCCAGGCCGGAGGGGGCCTGGCCCAGCCCCAGCACATCCAGCTCCAGGTGGTCCAGGTGGACCCG GCTTCGCCTCACTCCCAGCACTCCACGGTGGATGTGAGTCAGCTGCACGACCCTCACGGCTACAGCCAGCACTCCATCCAGGTGCAGCACATCCAGGTTGCTGAGCCCTCAGGGACTGGTCAAGGAGCCACCCAG GTGACCGGTCAGCCCCTAAGCCCCGCCTCCCAGCAGGCGTCCCAGGAGCTGAGCCCCGCCCAGCTGACCCCGGTGACCCTGGCCCAGAGCCACACCCTCCAGACTCCCTCCACCCAGCAGGGGGCGGTACAGCACACGTACATCCCTGGGAACTGGAATTATCGAGGCTACC cctctgagATCCAGATGATGGCTCTCCCTCACACCCAGTATGTGATCGCTGAGGCCAGCACCCCGGCCACCGGAGTCAACAGCGGCCAG actcacTATGTGATTTCAGAGGGCCAGGCTGAACTGGAATCTAAACAGACCCAAAGCTCCACCCagggacacacagaacacctcGAATCAACCAATCAGCAAGCCCCCACGCAGTACATCATCACCACAACCACCAATGGAAACGCTAGTGAAGTTCACATCACCAAACCCTGA
- the c11h19orf47 gene encoding uncharacterized protein C19orf47 homolog isoform X2 translates to MQLSINMASVTTATSEWIQFFIDAGIPAGLAVNYAVSFVDNRIQKNMLMDLSKEIMMDLGITVIGDIIAILKHAKQVYRQDMCKMATEAISSGQTSVKAELRRTANTPATRMIANALSRESPPGTPARRPDNRLSVTVSNKQASKSSKAGMKRTSVFERLGAESKADTTTSSSKATGVFSRLGRADEEEDEEKINMDEMDVDAEEDDSDGEGSVLQYAGVLKGPTLSLKKPATPKPAPTTLRRLGAKFKVPVCESPASSPSSSPDSLPPAKLSVLQRLGKPPSTHPGEPASPQPTDTQDSRVTSTRPKAQVRPSPASPKVSSSSSVGGGGGGDCLGAQMDVGSVSVFKRLGSKKT, encoded by the exons ATGCAGCTGTCAATAAACATGGCGTCCGTTACAACAG CCACCTCAGAATGGATCCAGTTTTTTATAGATGCTGGTATCCCGGCTGGCCTGGCTGTTAACTATGCAGTGTCTTTTGTGGACAACAG GATCCAGAAAAACATGCTGATGGACCTGAGTAAGGAGATCATGATGGACCTCGGAATCACAGTCATCGGTGACATCATCGCCATCCTTAAACATGCCAAACAAGTCTACAGACAG GATATGTGCAAGATGGCCACCGAGGCAATCAGCTCAGGACAGACCAGTGTTAAGGCCGAACTCCGAAGAACTGCCAATACCC CTGCCACACGGATGATTGCCAACGCCTTGAGCCGAGAATCCCCGCCTGGCACTCCAGCCCGTCGTCCTGACAACCGCCTCTCCGTGACGGTGTCCAACAAACAGGCCAGCAAGAGTAGCAAAGCAG GGATGAAACGGACCTCTGTATTTGAACGGCTCGGAGCAGAGTCCAAGGCAGACACGACCACTAGCAGCAGCAAG GCCACAGGTGTGTTTAGCCGTCTAGGCAGagcggatgaggaggaggacgaggagaagatCAACATGGATGAAATGGATGTTGATGCGGAGGAGGATGATAGCGACGGGGAGGGTTCAGTCCTCCAGTACGCAGGTGTTCTAAagggccccactctctccctgaaGAAACCTGCGACCCCCAAACCGGCACCCACCACGCTTCGACGCCTGGGGGCCAAATTCAAAGTGCCCGTCTGCgagtccccagcctcctccccctcctcctctccagacagCCTCCCCCCTGCCAAGCTCAGTGTGCTCCAGAGACTGGGGAagccccccagcacacacccaggagaaccTGCCTCCCCTCAGCCCACCGACACCCAGGACAGCCGGGTGACCAGCACCAGACCCAAGGCCCAGGTCCGGCCCTCCCCGGCCAGCCCCAAGGTCAGCAGCAGCTCCAGTGTAGGAGGTGGAGGCGGGGGGGACTGCCTGGGGGCCCAGATGGACGTCGGGTCAGTCAGTGTCTTCAAGAGACTGGGCAGCAAGAAGACCTAA
- the c11h19orf47 gene encoding uncharacterized protein C19orf47 homolog isoform X1, with protein sequence MQLSINMASVTTATSEWIQFFIDAGIPAGLAVNYAVSFVDNRIQKNMLMDLSKEIMMDLGITVIGDIIAILKHAKQVYRQDMCKMATEAISSGQTSVKAELRRTANTPATRMIANALSRESPPGTPARRPDNRLSVTVSNKQASKSSKAVLSRAADEGNGVPVVKRRRVTAEMEGKYIINMPKGTTARTRRILAQQDTKGMKRTSVFERLGAESKADTTTSSSKATGVFSRLGRADEEEDEEKINMDEMDVDAEEDDSDGEGSVLQYAGVLKGPTLSLKKPATPKPAPTTLRRLGAKFKVPVCESPASSPSSSPDSLPPAKLSVLQRLGKPPSTHPGEPASPQPTDTQDSRVTSTRPKAQVRPSPASPKVSSSSSVGGGGGGDCLGAQMDVGSVSVFKRLGSKKT encoded by the exons ATGCAGCTGTCAATAAACATGGCGTCCGTTACAACAG CCACCTCAGAATGGATCCAGTTTTTTATAGATGCTGGTATCCCGGCTGGCCTGGCTGTTAACTATGCAGTGTCTTTTGTGGACAACAG GATCCAGAAAAACATGCTGATGGACCTGAGTAAGGAGATCATGATGGACCTCGGAATCACAGTCATCGGTGACATCATCGCCATCCTTAAACATGCCAAACAAGTCTACAGACAG GATATGTGCAAGATGGCCACCGAGGCAATCAGCTCAGGACAGACCAGTGTTAAGGCCGAACTCCGAAGAACTGCCAATACCC CTGCCACACGGATGATTGCCAACGCCTTGAGCCGAGAATCCCCGCCTGGCACTCCAGCCCGTCGTCCTGACAACCGCCTCTCCGTGACGGTGTCCAACAAACAGGCCAGCAAGAGTAGCAAAGCAG TCCTAAGTCGAGCAGCAGACGAAGGAAACGGCGTGCCGGTGGTGAAGCGCCGGCGGGTGACAGCGGAGATGGAAGGCAAGTACATCATCAACATGCCCAAAGGCACCACGGCACGCACACGCCGCATCCTGGCCCAGCAGGACACCAAAG GGATGAAACGGACCTCTGTATTTGAACGGCTCGGAGCAGAGTCCAAGGCAGACACGACCACTAGCAGCAGCAAG GCCACAGGTGTGTTTAGCCGTCTAGGCAGagcggatgaggaggaggacgaggagaagatCAACATGGATGAAATGGATGTTGATGCGGAGGAGGATGATAGCGACGGGGAGGGTTCAGTCCTCCAGTACGCAGGTGTTCTAAagggccccactctctccctgaaGAAACCTGCGACCCCCAAACCGGCACCCACCACGCTTCGACGCCTGGGGGCCAAATTCAAAGTGCCCGTCTGCgagtccccagcctcctccccctcctcctctccagacagCCTCCCCCCTGCCAAGCTCAGTGTGCTCCAGAGACTGGGGAagccccccagcacacacccaggagaaccTGCCTCCCCTCAGCCCACCGACACCCAGGACAGCCGGGTGACCAGCACCAGACCCAAGGCCCAGGTCCGGCCCTCCCCGGCCAGCCCCAAGGTCAGCAGCAGCTCCAGTGTAGGAGGTGGAGGCGGGGGGGACTGCCTGGGGGCCCAGATGGACGTCGGGTCAGTCAGTGTCTTCAAGAGACTGGGCAGCAAGAAGACCTAA